The Zymobacter palmae DNA window TACAGGAAGCGGTGAATGCCCTGCGACAGCAGTCCCAGCCGTTCAACGGTGATCGCCAGCGCACCGCGCGTACAGTCAGCATCATGCTGACCGGCAATCTCTATCACTCGCCAATGTGCCAACAGCGTCTCATGGTCGATATGCGAGAGGACCTCAACGACGTTGTCTATCTCGATGCAGACTTCCTGCATGTTGTGGCGTTGAGCGGCCATCACTACCAGTTTGATATCGACCAAGTTGCGGCATGGCGTGTGGATGACAGCTGGTCATATATTGCCGATGGTGCAGAAGAGCGGACCCTCGGCCATATCCTCAATGACATCGACATGGAGCTGCAGATGCCTCAAGGCCTCAAGGACTGCCTGAGTCGTCGTACGTTCTATATGGCCAGCACCGAGGAACACGGCCACGGTGGCGAGGATGGTGCGCTGACCGACTTGTTCGATGAATACCGTAGCCTGTTGAGCGAGGAAACCCCGGTAGGCGAGGTAAACGGCCTTCGCGTGCAAGTTATGCCGGCCTCGAAGAATGTCATGGGGTGGGGCGGGCCTTGTGCCTTCCTTGATCCAGATACCGCTCTGGATGACAGCATCACGTTTGAAGGTGATTACCTGCATATCACCAAGATCGACGGGCTGCCCTTTGTTGTTCGTTGCGACACTATTACGGGCTATCAGGTACAGCATGTCCGCAATGTGCTTAGCGACGAGGAAGAGCGAGGCTGCGGCGATACGGAAGTCACTGTCATCAGCAATACCGTGCTGTAACGGTGACAAGCAAGAACGCAGTGTGTGACTGCGGTGGATGGGAAAGGGCCCTGCGGGGCCCTTTTTCTATGACTGTCAGTTAGAAGCTAAGTCTTGGTGGCCGCAGCGTGCTAGTGCTACTGAAGCCGATCAAGGCTGCGGATGTTCGTCCAGGTACTTGATGATCTCAGCGGACTGATACAGCCAAGTGATCTTGTTGCCATTGTTTTCGCGAATGCGCAGGCACGGCACCTGACGCTTCCCACCACCGATGATCAGTTCATTGGAGATGGCTTCGGAAGAGTTGATTTCCTTCATCGGCAGTTCGCGATGCTGATCGTTAAGATAGCTCATCACGTTCCAGCAGTAGGGGCAGTCATCGCGGTAGTAGAGCACCAGCGGAGCATCCTTGGCGATGGGGGCTGTCTGCACCTTGGCGTCGTGCGTGACGGGTGTTGCTGCCATTGCTGGCGTTGCCAGCCATGCCATGCCGAGCATCATGCCTGCGCTGATGAGGCGAAAGAGGTTGCGCATGTCACATAGTCCTTGTGTCAGTGTCGATAGCCGATGAGCGGTAGCCGGTTGTTCCGTCAGCCACGAATCGCTTCATCCTTGCGTGCTTCTTCTTGGACGGCCGCAAACCCTTCCTTCGAAATGTACCCTTGCGACAGGGCATGGCGGGCCATGCTGACCGTATCTTCTGCCAGTACCAGCGTCGAGCCTGTCTCGTGGACTTCTCGCGCCAGTTCGCTGATCGACTTGTCACGTTCGGGGTTTTCGTCGATCGAACGGATATAGATGGTTTTAATACGAGACGGGAACTCGCGCACCATCTGCGTATAAACCTCAGGGTCCTTCTGACCGCTATCGCCGATTAGAATGAAGCTCTGTTCTTTGTAGAGCTGCATCATCTGACGGATCACCATCTGCTTGTGGTGAACGGCACGACGCGGCAGAGGGCTTTTCCACGATAGTCCCCACTCGCGCAGGAACAGTACTGGGCCTTCCGGAATGCGGTGCATACGGAAGAACTCGACCAGCATTTCATAGATGGTCCACGGCGCGCGCGAGACGTACAAAAGCGGGCGCTTGCGATCTTCACCGCCGTCAAACAGAGCCTGATAGAACGCGGCCACGCCGGGGAATACCGCACGACGATCGGCCTTCTCGAAGAAGAGACGGATCATCATCTTGGCTTTGTTAGCAACACCGGTGTACATGACGGTATCGTCAATATCGCTGACCACGACGTAGTCGGTTTCGAGTGGGGGAATGTAGATCGCCGCGCGAGCTTTGACGGTTTCGTTTCGAAACAGCACTTTGAGCTCGGCCTTGTGCCACACCTTGTTAGGGGGCAGCGGCTCATTGATCATCATATGCGCACGGAAATATCCGTCCGCATCGGTGTCTACAACGGTATGGGAGTCGCCGAACCTGACGGCAACGTTGACGCCGGGCATGCCTCGACGCGTGATGCGGCGAAGGACGTCCAAGATGTCACGCCAGAAGCTCTGCTTCATGCTGCGGCCGACGCGGCTCTGACGAAAAACACGTCCCATCAGATAGATTTCACTGTGCGAGCCATACCCTCGATAAGTATGGATGGCAATGCCAGCCTTACCGCCGTCGTCCTCTTCACGGACGGGGCTGGCAAAGACCTGCAACCATCTTCGCAGCGCCTGCGAAAATCTTTTTCTGGGGTGGGGCATAAAGACCTCACGATTGATGAACTGAATGCACGCTTACCGGTACGCGCACCCCTTGGGCTATCCGCGTGGTGAAGCGATAGCCTTGTAAAGCACTGCGGCCTGCAACAGGCGCAGCCAAACATTCCTGTCATAGGAAAAGGGTAGTCGTGTCCCCGCACTTTCTGCATGAAAGTCTACCCTGCCACAGACGCCGGTTCGCTGTGGCACGAGGGAGGTTGTCGCAGTGGGCAATACATAATGTGCCTACACAAAAACACTACGACGGCTGTGGTTCGCGCTGAACATGCGCAGTGAATACCACACCCGCACTGCCCATTCATGTAGGGGCAGTGCGAGCAAGCATGCCACTTTATGCCGAGTTTTACACTTTAGAATACGATGATCTGCATCCTCTTACAGTGGCATGGCGGGCATATTCAGTCTGAAGCAGGTTTCCCATATCGAGGCATTTCAGCGTGAAAACCGTGATATGGCAAGCGGCTACAAACGGTTCATGCCGAGCGCGGTGACAGCTTGAGCAGTGACATCGTATTGTCGACGACTTCTGCGGCAGTGTGGTCGATGTCCACCTTGAAGCCGGGTTCGTCGTCGCTCAGCGACTCAAGGATTGCCAGCTGGGAATCTAGCAGTTTAGCGGGCATATAGTGGTCCTTGCGATTCAACAAACGTGCCATGAGCACTTCGCGGGTGCCGGTTAGTTCGATGAAATACACGTCGGAGTCGGCTTCGCGCAAAATGTCGCGATAGGCTTTTTTGAGCGCCGAGCAGGTCATCACTACGTTGTGTTCTGCCGCCGCTTCCTTGCTGATCCAGTCGCGCAGGCTGCGCAGCCAAGGCCAGCGGTCGTCATCGGTAAGCGGGGTGCCGGAGGCCATCTTGGCGACGTTGGCCGCAGAGTGGAAATCATCTGCTTCGGCAAAGGGCCAGCCGACCCGCTGTGCGAACAGCTTAGCGATGGTTGTCTTGCCTGAACCGCATACGCCCATGAACACGACCGTTGTCGTACGAGTACTCATGTGTCTACTCCCATTGCCATGGATAGAGGAACGCGGCTCCTATCGGTTGGCCGCACTGCAATGGCTGGGCATCCTGCCCGGTCATCCTTGAGGGTGACCATACCATCATGTCGCCCTGTTCCTGTACCCTTTCAGACGGCCTTGTCTTATGTTGCAGAGCCCTGCCACTCATGGGTGACAGCGAGTATGCTGAGTCGTATACCGTCAGGAGTGCATTCGGGACGTGCGTGATACCGTGCCTGAGCGCTTTCTTTTTATATCTTCATTCTTTGCGGAGCCTGTCATGCCGGCAACCACGCCCTCGTCTTCCTCTTCGACCCTGATCCGTGAACGCATCTCTCGATTGCGCGCTGCGATGCAGCAGCACGGTCTGGCGGCCTGGATCGTACCGATGTCAGACCCTCATATGTCCGAATACCTGCCTGACCATTGGGCAGCGCTCTCATGGTTGTCCGGGTTCACTGGATCTGCAGGTTTGTTAGTAATTACCAACAATGAGGCGGTGCTGTGGGTAGACAGCCGCTACTGGTTGCAGGCTGGCAACCAGCTCAAGGGCACCGGCATCGAGTGGGCCAAATGGTATCCGCGCCGCACGGACGTACTAGAGTGGGTGGCCGAGCATCTGGAAGAGGGGGAACGTGTTGGTGTTGATGGCACGGTGATCTCCATGCAACAGGTCGCTGACTGGCGCCAGCATCTCGCTGCAGCCGGATGCGAGCTGGAAACCAGTGTCGACGTGATGGATGACGTTTGGGATGACCGCCCTGCGCTGCCTCAAGCCGAGGTCTACGCGCATGATGCGCGCTATGTGCCGACCTCATGCGCTGATAAGTTGGCGCGTTTGCGTCAAGTGCTGGTGGGAGAAGACGTCGATGGCCACTTTCTATCGTCGCTTGATGACATTGCATGGCTGTTCAATCTGCGCGGTCAGGACGTCGACTACAATCCGGTCTTTCTGGCGCATGCGTGGGTTGATGCCCAGCGTGCCGTGCTGTTCGTGGATGATAGCCGTCTGAACGAGGATGCTCGTGCCGTACTGGAACGTGCTGGCGTCGAGACTGCGCCGTACCACAGCGTTGGCGAATGGCTATCGGCGAATGTTTCTGGCAGCGTACTGCTGGAGTGCAGCAAGGTCAGCGCCTACATCGACGCGCAATTGCCGGACGGTGTCGAACTGTTCGACTCGCCCAACCCCACCACACTATTCAAGGCCTGCAAAGAACCGCAGGCGCTGGCGCATGTGCGCAATGCCATGGTTCAGGACGGCATCGCACTGGTTGAGTTCCTGCAGGCCTTCGAAGAAGCGCGTTTGCGCGGTGAGCAGTGGACAGAGTTGGATATCGACACCCATCTGACAGCGGCACGCGCTCGCCGGCCCGGGTTCGTCAGCCTCAGCTTCCCAACCATAGCGGGTTACAACGAAAACGGTGCGCTGCCGCACTATCAGGCCACGGCAAAGAACTTTGCCACCATCGAAGGCAATGGACTGTTGCTGATTGACTCCGGTGCTCAATACCTAGGCGGCACCACCGACATCACGCGTGTACTGGCGATCGGCACCCCTTCTGATGCGCAGTGCGCCGATTACACCACGGTGCTCAAAGGCACCATTGCGCTGTCGCGCGCTCACTTTCCCGACGGTATTCCTGCGCCGATGTTGGATGCCATCGCTCGTGCACCGCTGTGGCAGCAGAACCTCGACTTCGGGCATGGCACGGGCCACGGGGTGGGCTACTTCCTCAACGTGCACGAAGGTCCGCAGAGCATTTCCTTCTATGGCCGTCCCAACGAGGTCAACGGCATGCGTGAAGGCATGATCACCTCTATCGAGCCGGGGCTGTACCGTGAAGGCGAATGGGGAATCCGCATTGAGAACCTCGTGGCCAACGTTCGCCATGTCGACAATGCCTTTGGCAGCTTCATGCGTTTTGAAACCCTGACGCTGTGCCCCATCGACATGAAGCCTATCGACGTGACACTGCTCACGCATGAAGAGATCGCTTGGCTGGATAGCTACCACGAGCAGGTACGCGAGCGTCTGCTGCCCCATCTGTCTGGCACTACGCGCGAGTGGCTGGAGCGCAATACACTACCGTTGGTGACGTTCAAGAGTGTCTGACATCATCTGATTTGTAGCGATAGTTAGTAATTACTCACATAGCAAGGAGACGCCATGTTCACCGGGATTGTTCAGGCTGTGGCAACGATTGATCGCCTGCGGGATCACGACGGTATCCGCACCTTTGAAATTGAGTTTTCGCAGGGGTTCTGCGAAGGGCTTGCGATAGGTGCCAGCGTTGCCGTAGATGGGGTGTGCCTGACCGTGACCACGCTGCTGTCCGAGACGCGCGCTAGCTTCGATGTGATGCTGCAGAGCCTGCGGGTGACGACCCTCAGCCAGTTCGAGGAAGGCGCGCGCGTCAACGTTGAGCGTGCCGCCAAGGACGGTGCCGAAATCGGTGGGCACCCGCTGTCGGGGCATATCGATTTTGCCGCCTCTGTGCTGAGTGTCACGGAGATTGAAGACAACTATCGCCTGCGTATTGCGATGGAAGGCGACTGGAAGCGCTACATCTTTCCCAAAGGCTATATCGCCATCAACGGTGCCAGCCTAACCATCGCTGAGGTCGATCGGCAGCAAGGGTGGTTTGACGTGTGGCTGATTCCCGAAACACGCCGCATGACCACGTTTGAAGACAAGCAGCAGGGTGATCTGCTCAATATCGAGATCGAACGTGGTACGCAGGTGGTCGTCGATACCGTACGCACGACGCTCGAAGAAAATCTGGGCAAACTTTACCCGCTGCTTGAAGCGCTGCTGGCACAGCAAGGGCAGAGTCTCGAACAGCTTACTGTTGGGGATATACCCCGGCTGACAAGCAGCATGAATAAAAAGTAAGTGGTTACTTACGGCGTGTGGTTTGCCGTGCCCGATACTCTCTGCTTGAGCAGAAGATGGGCACACGACCTGTGAAGCGCTGTACAGCAGCGATTGCCGCTTGCACTAAGAGAAGGAAGAAGGCCACCGTGTGTGGCCTTTTTCTTTGGTGGTCAGGAATATGTGTGTCGTTCAACATGTGCCGAAAGGCGCTGTGCGATGAGTGTGATTCGTGCCATGCCGCCAGAACGTGACATGGACGCTGTTGTTGCGCTGTGGTGTCAGGCGTCCATCATCCGTCATGATCTCATTCCCGCGCAGTATTGGCGCGAGGCATGTCCGCTGACGCGAGAGGTATACCTGTCTCAGGCAGATACAGCGGTTATGGTTGAACAGGGTGATGTCATCAGTTTCGTCAGCTGCGTCGAGCATCAGATCGCGGCGTTGTTCGTTGCTCCTGAGCATTAAGGGGAAGGAGTAGGGTCTGCGTTGTTGGCTCACGCGCTGCGCGGCCGAGAAGTAGCTACGCTGAATGTATATGTTGCTAACCTGCTTGCTCGGCGCAGCGTGGATTCCGTGTAACAGGGGATGGCGTAGATGACGCTACCGGCGCTCTGGAATGCTTCATGGAGCACCGTGCCGCAATCTGATAGCGGGTGTTTTTTCGCCTTTTCCGCTCAGGAGTACGTGCGGCAATGCGCGCGAATAGTAGCAATGCCATTGTCGGCAGCAAGCCGACGCGGGTAACATGCACCCCTTTTGAAACAGAGTGCGCTGGGTGAAGGGCACTCTTCTCCTCGCATGTCTCTCTGTGACAAGAGGGAATGCCTCCCTCTTGATAGGGTAATTTCTCATGACGACTGATGTTTCGCTTCAATGTGCGCGCGCTGCCGTAGGCTTTGCCGCGCTGACCATGGGGCACGTGGCCACCGAACTAGAACGTATCGGCCAGCTGCCCGATGACGCTGCCTGGCAACAGGCGACGCAGGCGATCAGCCAGTGGCTGCGAGAGCAGTACAGCGATGAACTGATCGAACAGGCCAAAGCGTCTCTTGGCGATGCAGCGGCAGAATCCGATAGCGATGACGAACAGGCGTCGCAGGCTGCACAGGCGGCAAGTGCCACGGCGCTGTCTCTTCTGCTGACTCACTGCGTCAGCGCTGACGTTGCCGAACAGCTCGGCAATAGCGTGACGGCGGCCATGACGGCTTCCTGGCAGGATGCCTATGGCGATAGCGCGGAAGGCGAAGACGCCTGATTTCGCTGCTCGCAAGCAAAGGCCTTGGGGATTTTCCCGAGGTCTTTGCCTTTCACTGACTCATTACCAAAGATATTCACTATGTCTCATGCGCTTTCCCCATCATCACCCTCGCTTCTCTCACGATTGAGCCGGCAATTCATTCCGCAGGTCATCGTGGGCATTCTGCTCGGGGCCCTGCTGGGGTACTTCGACCCGAGAGTACCCGCTGGCTATATCTACCAGGGCGCAGGGGAAGGCATCATTAATGGGATTTTGGATATCTTTCGCAGCAGCACGGCCGCTCACATGGGGTATTTGGGCGGCATGTACATCAAAGCATTGCAGGCCATTGCCCCGCTAATGGTGCTGGTGCTGGTGATGTCATCAATGATGCATCCGCGCCAGAAGCAGGGCGGGCGAGGCATCCGCACCATCGTGATCCTGTATTTGTGCAGTACGGTGCTGGGGGGAGTGTTGGCGGTACTGGCCAGCCATTTCTTTCCCAGTGAGCTGAAGCTGCAGCAAATGGGCGATGCGGCCGTCAGCCTGCAAGGGCCAGGCTCGCTGAGCGATGTGTTGGACGGTCTAGTCAGTAAGATCCTCGAGAACCCTGCCAAAGCTCTGGTTGAAGGCAATTTCATCGGCGTATTGGTATGGGGGCTGGGGCTTGGTCTGGCCTTGCGCAGTGCCAGCGATACGACTCAGAAGGTTGTTCAGGATCTATCGAATGCCTGCACGCGCCTCATCCGTCTCGTCATCCGTTGTTCTCCTATTGGCGTGTTTGGACTGGTCGCGAACAATGTCAGCACCGTCGGCATCAGCGCCTTCGCCCAGTATCTGCACGTACTGGCCGTGCTGATCGGTTGCATGGTTTTCATCGCACTGGTCATCAATCCGATCATCGTGCTGTTTATCATTCGCCGCAATCCTTGGCCGCTGGTGTTTATGTGCCTCAAGGAGTCGGGCATTACCGCCTTCTTCACGCGCAGTTCGGCTGCCAACATTCCTGTCAATCTGGCCGTGTGCGAGCGCCTCAAGCTTGATAAGAATATCTATCAGATGTCGATTCCGATCGGCGCCAACATCAGCATGTCCGGTGCTGTCACCACCATCACCGTGCTGACGCTGGCGGCGGTGCACACGCTGCATATCGACGTCAGCATGGGCAGTGCGCTGGTGCTGTGCATTATCGCAACCATCGCTGCGCTGGGGGCTTCGGGCATTGCGGGCGGTTCGGTCATCTTGATCCCTATGGCGTGCAGCCTGTTCGGGATCGACCCTCAGATCGCTGGGCTAGTCGTGGCCTTTGGGATGACGATCGGTGTTGTGCAGGATTCGACTGAAACTGCTCTCAACAGCTCGACCGATCTGCTCTTTACGGTGGCTGTCTGTCAGGCCGAGGAGCGCAAGGCATTGCAGGCCCAGAATCAGTACGCTGGAAATACGCGCGAAACGGTCTCAGTGTCGCACCCTGCTGAGTGACCATTAGCAGCGCAGTGACGGTAGCTCGCCCTTATTTTCCTGAAATTGGGGGCGCATATACCATTTCATTACCGCCCTGTAAGAAAACTGTCATATTCGCCGACTAGGCTAGGCACTTTCTTCAATACCACTACTGGATGACAGCTTATGTCTGTGACTTCGCATTCTTCCGAGGTCTCCAAAAACCCGTCAGCGGGTGCGCGTCCCAGCAGGCACTTGAGTGTTCTGTTCTTTCTCGCACTGCTGGCCGGGGTGATATATGTCGGCATCAGCATCTACAGTGATGTGTCCGGTCATGCCATGTCTCCGTTGCATTGGACGGTCGTGGCGACACTGGCAGCAGCATTGTTGATTGCACTGGGTTTCGAGTTCGTCAATGGCTTCCATGACACCGCCAATGCGGTTGCGACGGTCATTTACACTCATTCCCTTTCTCCGACCGTAGCTGTCATTCTGTCGGGACTGTGCAACTTCCTAGGCGTGCTGCTATCGTCCGGGGCCGTGGCCTTTGGTGTGGTAGCGCTGCTGCCCATTGACTTGGTGCTGCACGGTCATCCGTCCACCGGTTTTGCTATGGTCTTCGCGCTGCTGCTGTCGGCTATCGCGTGGAACCTGCTGACGTGGTGGAAAGGCATCCCTGCATCTTCTTCCCACACGCTGATCGGTTCCATGATCGGGGTGGGGATTGCCAATGCCATGATCAATCACGGTTCGCTCAACGGTGTGAACTGGGGACAAGCGATCAAGATCGGTTATTCCCTGCTGTTCTCTCCGTTCATTGGTTTCGTCTTTGCAGGCCTGATGCTGCTGGCGTTGCGTTTGATGGTCCGCAATAAGGCGCTGTATGAAGCACCGCGTGATGGTATGCCGCCTCCAATGTGGATTCGCAGCTTGCTGGTCGCCAGTTCCAGTGGTGTCGCGTTTGCGCACGGCTCCAACGATGGTCAGAAGGGCATGGGCCTGATCATGATGATTCTGGTCAGCCTAATACCGGCAACCTACGCGCTGGATCGCTATTCCACGCAGCACGACCTGCCAGCGTTCGCATCTTCGGCCTATGAAGTCAGCCATATCATCAATGGCGATACACTGCCGGATCTGTCTCAGCCTGCTGACCAGATTCTGCGTGAATACCTGCGCAACCATCACGAAACGCCTGATGTCGTTCCGGCATTGGGTGTGCTAACCGGCCGCATCCATGCACAAATAGCGGCGTTGGAAAGCCTCGAGAGTCTGAGCGACGATCAGGTCAACGATATCCGTGATGACATGTACATCACCAGTGAAGCTATTCGCATGATGAGCGGCAGCGATACCTTCAAGGCACAGTTCGAAGGCCACTCCGGTAAAGCATTGAACGGCCTGAAAGCGCACATCGACAGCACGATCAAATTCATCCCGCTGTGGGTGAAAGTAGTGACTGCACTGGCGCTGGGGTTGGGTACTGTCGTTGGATGGAAGCGTGTCGTGCATACTGTGGGTGAAAAGATCGGCAAGTCCCGCATGACTTATGCTCAAGGGCTGTCAGCACAGACTGTTGCAATGGCGACCATCGGCGCAGCCGACATACTGGGCCTGCCCGTATCCACGACGCACGTGCTGTCTTCTGGCGTTGCCGGTACCATGGCAGCCAACCGTTCTGGCCTGCAATGGGGCACACTGCGCAATCTGGCGCTGACATGGGTACTGACCCTGCCGGCGACCATTCTGCTGGCGGGTGGCATGTTCTGGCTGTTCCTGCAGTTCTGATTGACGCTTTCTGCAATAGAAAAAGCCAGCCTTTAGAGGCTGGCTTTTTTGTGTCTTCATTGCATGGCGACTGTCCGATGAGCCACCGTGCTAGCCGGTGTGACCGTGTATTTGTTGCTCACATTGATGCCGTTAGAGAGCGTTTCTATCTTCGGTATCCGAAGGTTGGCTAGCAATGCCACGCGGTATCGGCCAGAAATCTTCACCCAATATTGCAGGTTGTTCGGTATCGTTGGGACCGGCTTCGGTTTCCGGTACGCAGAGCGGCAGAGCCGCCTTTACGCGGGCCAGTGCTTCTGCACCGCGTGCACCATCCGTCACGTTGGCCCACCAGTCGCGGTGCACCCACTGTACGCGAACCGGAACCGTAGGAAGCCCTATACGCTGGGCCATTGCCAGACGATGTAGCCCTTTGTTGATCTTGATAAGACGCCCTTCTCGGCTGACGGCGACGCCCAGTTCATCCTTGCCTTTGTCGGCATCGAAACCGTGGGCGGCCATACTGTCTAGAAAGCGTAGGTAGACCTGAAGGTAGCGCTTGATTAGCTCTGGACTGTCGAGTCGAATGCCCAGCTGGCGGAAGCGGGCGGGTTTGCCACGGCGCAGATCGTCCAGGTAGCGCTGATAGCGCTCGGTCTTTTCAAGGTGC harbors:
- the sstT gene encoding serine/threonine transporter SstT gives rise to the protein MSHALSPSSPSLLSRLSRQFIPQVIVGILLGALLGYFDPRVPAGYIYQGAGEGIINGILDIFRSSTAAHMGYLGGMYIKALQAIAPLMVLVLVMSSMMHPRQKQGGRGIRTIVILYLCSTVLGGVLAVLASHFFPSELKLQQMGDAAVSLQGPGSLSDVLDGLVSKILENPAKALVEGNFIGVLVWGLGLGLALRSASDTTQKVVQDLSNACTRLIRLVIRCSPIGVFGLVANNVSTVGISAFAQYLHVLAVLIGCMVFIALVINPIIVLFIIRRNPWPLVFMCLKESGITAFFTRSSAANIPVNLAVCERLKLDKNIYQMSIPIGANISMSGAVTTITVLTLAAVHTLHIDVSMGSALVLCIIATIAALGASGIAGGSVILIPMACSLFGIDPQIAGLVVAFGMTIGVVQDSTETALNSSTDLLFTVAVCQAEERKALQAQNQYAGNTRETVSVSHPAE
- a CDS encoding GNAT family protein — encoded protein: MSVIRAMPPERDMDAVVALWCQASIIRHDLIPAQYWREACPLTREVYLSQADTAVMVEQGDVISFVSCVEHQIAALFVAPEH
- a CDS encoding inorganic phosphate transporter — translated: MSVTSHSSEVSKNPSAGARPSRHLSVLFFLALLAGVIYVGISIYSDVSGHAMSPLHWTVVATLAAALLIALGFEFVNGFHDTANAVATVIYTHSLSPTVAVILSGLCNFLGVLLSSGAVAFGVVALLPIDLVLHGHPSTGFAMVFALLLSAIAWNLLTWWKGIPASSSHTLIGSMIGVGIANAMINHGSLNGVNWGQAIKIGYSLLFSPFIGFVFAGLMLLALRLMVRNKALYEAPRDGMPPPMWIRSLLVASSSGVAFAHGSNDGQKGMGLIMMILVSLIPATYALDRYSTQHDLPAFASSAYEVSHIINGDTLPDLSQPADQILREYLRNHHETPDVVPALGVLTGRIHAQIAALESLESLSDDQVNDIRDDMYITSEAIRMMSGSDTFKAQFEGHSGKALNGLKAHIDSTIKFIPLWVKVVTALALGLGTVVGWKRVVHTVGEKIGKSRMTYAQGLSAQTVAMATIGAADILGLPVSTTHVLSSGVAGTMAANRSGLQWGTLRNLALTWVLTLPATILLAGGMFWLFLQF
- a CDS encoding aminopeptidase P family protein, whose amino-acid sequence is MPATTPSSSSSTLIRERISRLRAAMQQHGLAAWIVPMSDPHMSEYLPDHWAALSWLSGFTGSAGLLVITNNEAVLWVDSRYWLQAGNQLKGTGIEWAKWYPRRTDVLEWVAEHLEEGERVGVDGTVISMQQVADWRQHLAAAGCELETSVDVMDDVWDDRPALPQAEVYAHDARYVPTSCADKLARLRQVLVGEDVDGHFLSSLDDIAWLFNLRGQDVDYNPVFLAHAWVDAQRAVLFVDDSRLNEDARAVLERAGVETAPYHSVGEWLSANVSGSVLLECSKVSAYIDAQLPDGVELFDSPNPTTLFKACKEPQALAHVRNAMVQDGIALVEFLQAFEEARLRGEQWTELDIDTHLTAARARRPGFVSLSFPTIAGYNENGALPHYQATAKNFATIEGNGLLLIDSGAQYLGGTTDITRVLAIGTPSDAQCADYTTVLKGTIALSRAHFPDGIPAPMLDAIARAPLWQQNLDFGHGTGHGVGYFLNVHEGPQSISFYGRPNEVNGMREGMITSIEPGLYREGEWGIRIENLVANVRHVDNAFGSFMRFETLTLCPIDMKPIDVTLLTHEEIAWLDSYHEQVRERLLPHLSGTTREWLERNTLPLVTFKSV
- a CDS encoding gluconokinase, whose amino-acid sequence is MSTRTTTVVFMGVCGSGKTTIAKLFAQRVGWPFAEADDFHSAANVAKMASGTPLTDDDRWPWLRSLRDWISKEAAAEHNVVMTCSALKKAYRDILREADSDVYFIELTGTREVLMARLLNRKDHYMPAKLLDSQLAILESLSDDEPGFKVDIDHTAAEVVDNTMSLLKLSPRSA
- a CDS encoding riboflavin synthase, with amino-acid sequence MFTGIVQAVATIDRLRDHDGIRTFEIEFSQGFCEGLAIGASVAVDGVCLTVTTLLSETRASFDVMLQSLRVTTLSQFEEGARVNVERAAKDGAEIGGHPLSGHIDFAASVLSVTEIEDNYRLRIAMEGDWKRYIFPKGYIAINGASLTIAEVDRQQGWFDVWLIPETRRMTTFEDKQQGDLLNIEIERGTQVVVDTVRTTLEENLGKLYPLLEALLAQQGQSLEQLTVGDIPRLTSSMNKK
- a CDS encoding glutaredoxin family protein, which translates into the protein MRNLFRLISAGMMLGMAWLATPAMAATPVTHDAKVQTAPIAKDAPLVLYYRDDCPYCWNVMSYLNDQHRELPMKEINSSEAISNELIIGGGKRQVPCLRIRENNGNKITWLYQSAEIIKYLDEHPQP
- a CDS encoding App1 family protein; the protein is MPHPRKRFSQALRRWLQVFASPVREEDDGGKAGIAIHTYRGYGSHSEIYLMGRVFRQSRVGRSMKQSFWRDILDVLRRITRRGMPGVNVAVRFGDSHTVVDTDADGYFRAHMMINEPLPPNKVWHKAELKVLFRNETVKARAAIYIPPLETDYVVVSDIDDTVMYTGVANKAKMMIRLFFEKADRRAVFPGVAAFYQALFDGGEDRKRPLLYVSRAPWTIYEMLVEFFRMHRIPEGPVLFLREWGLSWKSPLPRRAVHHKQMVIRQMMQLYKEQSFILIGDSGQKDPEVYTQMVREFPSRIKTIYIRSIDENPERDKSISELAREVHETGSTLVLAEDTVSMARHALSQGYISKEGFAAVQEEARKDEAIRG